GATCTGCTACAGCCACGGCCATATGGGCTACAACGCCGGCGTGCAGCAATGGCTCGACCATGCCGCCGCGCGCGGCGAGCCGGCGCCGCGCTTGCTGGCCCACGTCAACGTGCTGGCACGCCAGGCGCGCTACCGCGACACCGCGCGCATGCAGGAGCGCATGGCGGAAATCCAGTTCCGCCGCCCGGCCGGCGCGCTGGCCGGCAAGCTTGGCCACACTGCGCCGACCGAGACCTTCGCAGAAGGCCTGACGCTGGGCCACGGCGAGCGTCGCGCTGAACTGCTGTGGGCGCCCTCGGAGACCGACGACGCGATCGCGGCCTGGCTGCCGGGACGGCGCGTGCTGTATGGCGGCCCTGCCGTGATCGACTCCATCCCCAATATCGGCACCCCCTTCCGCACGCTGCGCGATACCGTGCGCTGGGCCGAGACGCTGGAGCGCATGGCCGCGCTGCATCCGCGTACCGTGGTGCGCGAGTTCGGGCCCACGTTGCAGGGCGCGGCGGAATGCGAACGCGTGCTGGGCCAGACTGCCCGCGCGCTGCGCTGGTTGCGCGCCGAGGTGGTGCGGCTGATGAACGCCGGCTGCAACGAGCGCCAGATGCTGGCCGCGCTGAAGCCGCCGGCGGAGCTGTTCGACCAGCCGTGGATGCGGCCGACGTACGGGGATCCCAGCTATATCGCCCGCGATATCTACCGCTCGGAGAACGGCTGGTGGGACCGCAACGCGAGCACGCTGCATCCGGCCGCGCCGCAGGATGCCGCCGCGGAAATCGCGGTGGCGGTGGCCGACCACGGCGCGCTGATCCGCCACGCGCAAGCCCTGGCCGGGCGCGGCGAAACGCAGCTGGCGCTGCATGTGATCGACGTGCTGGCGCTGGCGCCGGGCGACGCCCCCACGCTGGCCGAGGCGCGCCGGCTCAAGGCCGGGTGGCTGCGTACGCGCGCCGGCCAGGTCAGGAGCTATGTCTCGCGCAGCCTGTACGGCGCCGCCGCCGACATGCTGGAGCACGACACAGCCGACACCTTCGGCATCCAGTAAGCGCCTGATGTGGCGTGTGTGCCGCTACTCCAGCACCACGCCACTGGCCTTGATCACCGTGGCCCACTTGCGCACTTCCGCGTCGATGAACCGCGCAAAGCCGGCGCTGTCCACCGGCTCCGGCTGCAACCCCAGCGCCGCCAGCTTGTTGCGCACATCCGTACTGGACAGCACGGCGCTGGCATCCTGGTTGAGCTGGCGCACGATGGCGGCGGGCGTGCCGGCCGGCGCCATCAGGCCGAACCAGCCGGAGCCAATCACGCCGGGAAAGCCCTGCTCGACGAAGGTGGGCGCATCGGGATAGACCGGCGTGCGCTGTTCCGACGCGACCGCCAGCACCCGCAGCTTGCCAGCCTTGATAAACGGCAGCGCCGTCGTGATGGCAGTCAGCGTGGCATCGACGCGGCCGGCCAGCAGCTCGGTGTAGGCAGTGGCATCGCCGCGGTAATGCACGTTCAGCACCTTGAACTTCGCCTGGGCACCGAACAGCTCCGCCGTCAGGTGCGGCCCGGAACCGGCGCCCGGCGAGGCGAAGGTCACGCCTTCCGCCCTGGCGCGCGCCAGCTTCACGAAATCCGCGACCGAACGCGCCGGCGATTCCGCCTTGACGATCAGGAACACCGGGCCGGCCACGCGCGGCCCCACCGCGACGAAATCCTTGTGGATGTCGTATTGCTGCGGCAGCCCGGCCGCCGTATTGATGGCAAACGGCGCGGCCGCCCACAGCAGCGTGTAGCCGTCGGGGGCGGCGCGCGCCAGCGTTTCATTGGCAACCCGGGTGCCAGCGCCGGGCTTGTTCTCGACCACGAACTGCTTGCCGTACTTGCGGCTCAGCGCTTCGGCCAGCAGCCGCGCCGAGGTGTCGTTGGACCCGCCGGGGCCATACGGGGAAATCAGCCGCACCGTGCGCGCCGGATACCCCTGCGCCAGCGCGGCCAGCGGCGCCAGCGCCGCGCCCAGCAGCATCAGGCCACGCATGCGGGCCAGCATGGCCCTGCGCGATATCGTGTCGGCGGTCATCGTCATGCCTCCGCGGACTGGATGCCCGGATACGGGAAGGTCTTGCCGAGGTGCGCCTCGCCTGGCACGTAGAGCCGCAGGGCCACGTAGAAGGGCCCCGCCGGCGCCGGCAGCCAGTTGCCGTGGCACGCCGCGTCGCGCGGCGCTGCGGCGCCCAGGCGCAGGCGCAGGCTGCCGTCCGGCTCATAGCGAAGGCTGGGCGAGCGGTCGCCCAGCGAGTAGCGGCCGATCGGGTTCTCCACCAGCATGCAGTCGCCCTTGCCGTACATGGTCAGCGACCAGAACGCGCCCACCTGCGGCAGCTGGCCGGCTGGGAACACCAGCTCGTGCGGCTCGTTGCCGTCGAGCGGACGGCCGTGCGCGTCGCAGTCGGCGATGATGTACATGGCCTCTTCCATGCCCAGCGCGCCGATGTAGTTGCGCGCCACCTGCGCGCGCTCGGCATAGCGCGCGCCGAACGACGCGCCGATCTCGACCGGCAGGCTCCAGCCGCCGCCCAGCGCGGAAGGCATCGGCCGGGCCAGTTCAGCCAGCACCTTTTCCATGGCAGCGGCCAGCAGCATTACCTGCGTGTCGTCCAGCGCCACACCCTCGCACGCAGCACCGAGGCCCAGCGGCGCGAAGGCTTGCACGGTCGCCGCCTCGTCCGCAGGCGGCGGGTTCTCGCGCAGCGCGCGGTTCACCACTTCAGCGTAGCGCCGCACCTGCTGCGGCGACGCGCCGAGGTGTTCGTTGGGCTGCATGCCGACGTCGCAGGCGCGCACGGGGTCGCCGCCATCCGGCAGCGTCAGCCGGATGCGCTCCTGCAGCGCATGCACCGCGGGCAGGTCGTCCGCGCCGTCCACCAGCAGCCGGCCCAGCAGCCACACCGCATCGGTCGGACAGGCGATGGCGGTGGCGCCAGCCGGTGCGTCGCCGTGCCAGCCGGGGCCGTGCAGCAGGAAGCGCCCGGCCTGCGTGCCCGTGGTGCGGCTGCCGATGTAGGCAAAGGGATTGGTATAGAAATCGAGGAGCCCGAGCACGTAGTAGCGGCCGGCGCTGTCCGGCACCTCCAGCAGCAGCGGTCCCTGCGACAGGTCCAGCCACGCGTTGCTGTACAGCGTGTCGTTGTTGGGCGTGACCACCTGCCGGTGCTGCGGGCCAAGCAGCTGGCGCGTGTGGAAGAACTGGTTGACCCAGCGCAGCGTGCCGTCCGGGCGCTCGTCGGCAAAAGCGCCTTCACGCCGGCGGCGCGGGCAGGTGGCGGCGCGCATGCGCGCCATTTCGTAGAGCGGCAGCGTGTACAGCACGGCTTCGCGGGCCAGCGCGGGCGTGCGTGAGTCAGCGTGGGATGGCGTCATGGGATCTCGCTCCTCAGGCAATGCGGCGCACCGGCGGAATGCGGTACTCGCCCGCGATAAAGGCCGGCGCGGGATGGTACAGGCGCAGGATCAGGTAGAACGGGCCCGCGGGTGCCGGCAGCCAGTTGTCGGCGTGTTCGGCCTGTTCGGCCTGTTCGGGCCGGCGGTGCGAGATCGGGATGACCAGGCTGCCGTCGGCCTCCATGCGCAGGCCCGGCGTGCGGTCTCCCACGGCGTAGCGGCCGATCTCGTTGGCGCTGAAGAAGCGGTCCTCGCCGTACAGGGAGACCGACCAGAACGCCTGCGCCGGCGGCAGCATGCCGGGCGGGAAGCGCAGCTCGTACGCGTGCGCGCCATGCAGCGGCGCGCTGTCGGCGTCGAAATCGGCCATCGCATAGATAGCTTCGTCGGCGCGCAGCGCACCGAGGCCCTTCATCGCGGTGCAGGCGCGCTGCAGCCAGTCGTCGCCATAGAGGCCCAGCTTCAGGCTGTAGCCCCAGCTCTTGCGGCCCTGGCTGCGTGTGTGCGCCTCGATCAGCTGCATGGCCTGCCGATATGCGTTCTCCAGGCCGGTGCGGATCTCCGCGCGCAATGCCGTCACGTCAATATCAGCTTCCAGCTTCAGGCCGGCCTTGCGCAGCAACGTGAACGCGCCCAGTTCGCGCTCGGTGGGCGGATACTCGCGCAGCGCGTTGAACAGGTTCTGGAAGAAGTCGAGCGCCTCGCTGCCCGTGTGGCGCCAGTCGCGCACGCATTGCGGCATCGCCTTGCCCGGGGCGTCGAGCGCGAAGCCGCTTTCGAACGCATGGGCCGCGGCGAGGTCGTCAGGGCCCTGCACCAGCACGCGCCCCAGCAGCCACACCAGCGAGGTCGGGCAGGCCACCACATGCTCGCCTTCGGCGTGCTGGCCGGGTCCGACCAGCGTCACGGTGCCGCCTTCGGCCGGTACGTTGCGCGGCCCCAGGTTCTCGAAGTTGTTGGTATAGGCATCCAGCAACTCCACCACGTAGTAGCGGTCGCGCTGTGGGTCACACTGCGGCAGCGGCGGCACGCGCAGCGTGACCGGTCCGTCGGCCAGGTTGGCCCAGCCGCAGAAGTACAGCAGGTCATTGGCGGGCGTGACCACGTCGCGGTCTTCATGCGTCCACTGGCGCTCGCTCGCCGACAGCGTGTTGACCGGGGCGCGGCCATAGCCGGTGGCCTCGCTGACCGCGGTCTGCACCTTGCAGGTACGGATCGTCTCGACCAGCGGATAGCCGTAGATCACCAGCGGGATGGCTGCGGCGGCGACCAGCGCTTCCTGGCTGGAGCCGTAGACGGGTGCGGAGAAGAACTGTGGCGCGGGATGGTTCATGCAAGAGCTCCGAAGAATGTGAAGGAACAGGGCAACAGGTAGCGGCTCATTCCTGCGCCGCGCCGCTCGACTTGACCAGCGCGGCCCATGCGGGCACATCGCTGCGCATCTGCGCGGCGAAGGCGCTGCGCGGCTGGTGGGTGTAGCGCATGCCGAGCGCCTCGGCCTGCGCCTTGATGGCCGGGTCGCGCATGACGGCGTTCGTGGCGCGTTCGAGCTTGTCGACGATCTCGGCCGGCGTGCGCGCGGGAGCGAACAGCCCGAACCAGCTGTCGACACCGAACGCCACGCCGGCTTCGGTAAAGGTCGGCACGTCGGGCAGCGCGGGCGAGCGCTCGGAGCCGGTGACCGCCAACGCCCGCACCTTGCCGCTACGGATCAGCGGCAGCGTGCCGGCGAGGTCGGACATGGCCACGGGCAGCGTGCCGCCCATCACGTCGGTCAGCATGGGGCTGACGCCTTTGTAGGGGATGTGGCGCAAGTGGATGCCGCCCAGCACGTTGAGGCTTTCGCCGGCGAGATGGCCACCGGAGCCGTTGCCCCACGAGCCGTAGGTCAGGTCGGCGCCGGGGCGCCTGGCCGAGGCGATCAGCGCGGGCAGGTCGCGGCCGGTAAAGCCGGGGCCGGCGATCAGCACGTTGCCGCCGTAGAAAAGCCGGCTGACCGGCACGAAGTCGCGCAGCGGGTCATAGGGCAGCCTGGGGAAGATCGCCGGCGCGATCGCATGCGTGGCGGAGATGCCCAGCACCAGCGTGTAGCCGTCGGGCGCGGCGCGCGCGACCTGGGCCGAGCCGATGGTGCCGGTGGCCCCGGCCACGTTCTCCACCACCACGGTCTTGCCAAGCTCCTTCGACAGGCCCGCCGCCAGCAGCCGGCCGACCACGTCGGTGCCGCCGCCCGGCGGGAACGGAACGACCAGCCGGATCGGCTTGTCGGGATAGGGGCCGGCGTGCGCGGGGGATACCGCCCCGCACAGCGCCACGGCGAGCGCGCCAAGTGCGCCCAGTGCGCGCAGCGCCATGCGCCGTGACGGCAAGTGCATGTGCATTTGCATGCTTGTCTCCAGTCTTGTTAGAGGTACTGCGTCCTGCCGCGGCGGCGGCGCCCGTCTGTGCGGGCATCCTGTCCACCGCGCTGCGCGCCGTCGCTATGCCGCGCTGCGGCGGTCCGGGCGAAGCGTGACCACCGCGTCGGCGGCAACCAGCCCCTGCGCGGTGACGATGAACGGATTGATTTCGAGCGTGTCCAGGCGCTCGCCCAGTTCCGCGGCCAGTTGCGATACCGTGGCCAGCACCTGCGCGGCGGCATCGAGGTCCACCACGGGATTGCCGCGATGCCCTTCGCACAAGGCGGCGGCACGGCTGTCGCGCAGCATCGCGCGCGCCTGGGCGCGTGACAGCGGCGCCAGCCCGCACGCGGTCTGGCGGAAGATCTCGACGGCGGTGCCGCCGATGCCCGCCAGCGCCACCAGCCCGAACACCGGGTCGCGCCGCACGCCGACCATCACCTCGCCCCAGCCGCGCACCATGCGCGCCACCAGCACGCCTTCGAACGGCACCGGCGCGCCGCCATCGGTACGTGCATGCGCCACCGCTTGCGCCATGCGGGCGAAGGCATCGCGCACCGCCTGCGCATCGGCGAGGTTGAGGGCCACGCCGCCGACATCGCTCTTGTGCAGGATCTCGCGCGAGCACAGCTTCACCACCACCGGATAGCCAAGGCGCCCGGCAATGCGCACGGCCTCGTCGGCATCGTGTGCGAGGCCGTGCGGGGCCACCGGCACGCCGGCGTCGGCGAGCAGGCGCATGGCTTCGTATTCAGACAGCGCCGTGGCTTCGGGGGGCAGATTGCGCGGCAACGCAGCGCGCCGCGGCTCAGTCTCTGACGACGCACCCTGCGCGGCCTCCAGCGCCGCCGCATGCGCCAGCGTGGCGACGGCCTCGACCGCATGGCCCGGTTCGCGGAACACCAGGCAGCCGCGTGCTTCCAGCCATGCGCGCTTGTCGTCGTCGACGATGCCGGCCAGCAACAGCGGTGCGCCATTCGCGTCTTCGCTCAACGCGCCGACGGTCTGCTGCAGCTCCGGCCACAGCCGCGGCGCATTGGCGCCACCGGCCAGGAAGGCCGCCACGCAGCCAAAGGCGCCGCTGCGCGCCACGCCCGCGATGGCATCCATGAACACGCGCGGCTGCGCCACTACCTGCCCGGTCACGTCGATGGGATTGGCGGTGCTGGCGAACGGGATCGCGGTGCGCAGCGCCCCGGCCGCGTCGTCCGGCATTGGCGGCAGCGGCAAACCCAGCTGTTCGGCGCGGTCGGCCATCATGATGCCCACCCCGCCCGACACGGTGACGATCGCCAGCGGCGTGGCGGCACCGGCGCCGTCCCCTTCCGGGCGCTGCCAGGCCGCCGGCCGCCGGCCGCGGGACAGCACGTAGCCGAGCCGGAAGAATTCTTCCAGCGTATGGGCCCGGTGCACGCCGTAGGCATTGAACACCGCCTGGTACACCGCGTCCTCGCCGGTCAGGCTGGCCGTGTGCGACTGCGCCGAGCGCGCGCCGGCCGCCGTGGTGCCGACCTTGGTCACCACCACCGGCTTGCCCGCCGCACGCGCCGCTGCCAGCGCCTGGCGCAGGCGCGCGCCGTCGCGGCAGCCTTCGATGTAGGCGAGGATCACGCGGGTGTTGGGGTCATTGGCCAGCCACTCGATCACGTCGGCCACCTGCAGCCCGGCCTCGTTGCCGGTGGTGACCCAGTGGCTCAGCCCCAGCCCCGCCTCGCGCGCCAGCGCATACGCATAGGCACCGAAGGCGCCGCTCTGGCTGACCAGCCCGACTTCTCCGACCGGCGGCACCCCGCCCAGCGGGATCGGCG
This genomic window from Cupriavidus sp. P-10 contains:
- a CDS encoding alkyl sulfatase dimerization domain-containing protein codes for the protein MQDLEDKAVALVTGTGIEPIDDGVWLLHGQGQSFVADVGGGLLVVDSGPGGRVTAGMIEALRTQTSLPVLAICYSHGHMGYNAGVQQWLDHAAARGEPAPRLLAHVNVLARQARYRDTARMQERMAEIQFRRPAGALAGKLGHTAPTETFAEGLTLGHGERRAELLWAPSETDDAIAAWLPGRRVLYGGPAVIDSIPNIGTPFRTLRDTVRWAETLERMAALHPRTVVREFGPTLQGAAECERVLGQTARALRWLRAEVVRLMNAGCNERQMLAALKPPAELFDQPWMRPTYGDPSYIARDIYRSENGWWDRNASTLHPAAPQDAAAEIAVAVADHGALIRHAQALAGRGETQLALHVIDVLALAPGDAPTLAEARRLKAGWLRTRAGQVRSYVSRSLYGAAADMLEHDTADTFGIQ
- a CDS encoding tripartite tricarboxylate transporter substrate binding protein, which produces MTADTISRRAMLARMRGLMLLGAALAPLAALAQGYPARTVRLISPYGPGGSNDTSARLLAEALSRKYGKQFVVENKPGAGTRVANETLARAAPDGYTLLWAAAPFAINTAAGLPQQYDIHKDFVAVGPRVAGPVFLIVKAESPARSVADFVKLARARAEGVTFASPGAGSGPHLTAELFGAQAKFKVLNVHYRGDATAYTELLAGRVDATLTAITTALPFIKAGKLRVLAVASEQRTPVYPDAPTFVEQGFPGVIGSGWFGLMAPAGTPAAIVRQLNQDASAVLSSTDVRNKLAALGLQPEPVDSAGFARFIDAEVRKWATVIKASGVVLE
- a CDS encoding DUF1254 domain-containing protein, whose amino-acid sequence is MTPSHADSRTPALAREAVLYTLPLYEMARMRAATCPRRRREGAFADERPDGTLRWVNQFFHTRQLLGPQHRQVVTPNNDTLYSNAWLDLSQGPLLLEVPDSAGRYYVLGLLDFYTNPFAYIGSRTTGTQAGRFLLHGPGWHGDAPAGATAIACPTDAVWLLGRLLVDGADDLPAVHALQERIRLTLPDGGDPVRACDVGMQPNEHLGASPQQVRRYAEVVNRALRENPPPADEAATVQAFAPLGLGAACEGVALDDTQVMLLAAAMEKVLAELARPMPSALGGGWSLPVEIGASFGARYAERAQVARNYIGALGMEEAMYIIADCDAHGRPLDGNEPHELVFPAGQLPQVGAFWSLTMYGKGDCMLVENPIGRYSLGDRSPSLRYEPDGSLRLRLGAAAPRDAACHGNWLPAPAGPFYVALRLYVPGEAHLGKTFPYPGIQSAEA
- a CDS encoding DUF1254 domain-containing protein, which codes for MNHPAPQFFSAPVYGSSQEALVAAAAIPLVIYGYPLVETIRTCKVQTAVSEATGYGRAPVNTLSASERQWTHEDRDVVTPANDLLYFCGWANLADGPVTLRVPPLPQCDPQRDRYYVVELLDAYTNNFENLGPRNVPAEGGTVTLVGPGQHAEGEHVVACPTSLVWLLGRVLVQGPDDLAAAHAFESGFALDAPGKAMPQCVRDWRHTGSEALDFFQNLFNALREYPPTERELGAFTLLRKAGLKLEADIDVTALRAEIRTGLENAYRQAMQLIEAHTRSQGRKSWGYSLKLGLYGDDWLQRACTAMKGLGALRADEAIYAMADFDADSAPLHGAHAYELRFPPGMLPPAQAFWSVSLYGEDRFFSANEIGRYAVGDRTPGLRMEADGSLVIPISHRRPEQAEQAEHADNWLPAPAGPFYLILRLYHPAPAFIAGEYRIPPVRRIA
- a CDS encoding Bug family tripartite tricarboxylate transporter substrate binding protein, with product MQMHMHLPSRRMALRALGALGALAVALCGAVSPAHAGPYPDKPIRLVVPFPPGGGTDVVGRLLAAGLSKELGKTVVVENVAGATGTIGSAQVARAAPDGYTLVLGISATHAIAPAIFPRLPYDPLRDFVPVSRLFYGGNVLIAGPGFTGRDLPALIASARRPGADLTYGSWGNGSGGHLAGESLNVLGGIHLRHIPYKGVSPMLTDVMGGTLPVAMSDLAGTLPLIRSGKVRALAVTGSERSPALPDVPTFTEAGVAFGVDSWFGLFAPARTPAEIVDKLERATNAVMRDPAIKAQAEALGMRYTHQPRSAFAAQMRSDVPAWAALVKSSGAAQE
- a CDS encoding acetate--CoA ligase family protein yields the protein MVDLNSLLYPRSIAVVGASTQPDKVGGMPIRLLRELGYAGRLYPVNPSAAEVQGLRAYGSLAEIGEPVDLAIVAVPASASQDVMAQLAGNGTRAAVVFTSGFAEAGEGGVRMQDMLARSARDGGVTLLGPNCLGAMNLRERMFATFSPIPLGGVPPVGEVGLVSQSGAFGAYAYALAREAGLGLSHWVTTGNEAGLQVADVIEWLANDPNTRVILAYIEGCRDGARLRQALAAARAAGKPVVVTKVGTTAAGARSAQSHTASLTGEDAVYQAVFNAYGVHRAHTLEEFFRLGYVLSRGRRPAAWQRPEGDGAGAATPLAIVTVSGGVGIMMADRAEQLGLPLPPMPDDAAGALRTAIPFASTANPIDVTGQVVAQPRVFMDAIAGVARSGAFGCVAAFLAGGANAPRLWPELQQTVGALSEDANGAPLLLAGIVDDDKRAWLEARGCLVFREPGHAVEAVATLAHAAALEAAQGASSETEPRRAALPRNLPPEATALSEYEAMRLLADAGVPVAPHGLAHDADEAVRIAGRLGYPVVVKLCSREILHKSDVGGVALNLADAQAVRDAFARMAQAVAHARTDGGAPVPFEGVLVARMVRGWGEVMVGVRRDPVFGLVALAGIGGTAVEIFRQTACGLAPLSRAQARAMLRDSRAAALCEGHRGNPVVDLDAAAQVLATVSQLAAELGERLDTLEINPFIVTAQGLVAADAVVTLRPDRRSAA